The following DNA comes from Microbacterium foliorum.
CACCGTGAACCGGGGCGAGATCTTCGTGATCATGGGCCTCTCGGGCTCCGGCAAATCCACCATCATCCGCATGCTCAACGGGCTGCACGAGGCGACAGACGGATCCGTCGTCGTGAACGGCGACCCGATCACGGGCATCCCGTCGTCGCGACTGCGTGAGATCCGCCGCGATCGCATCTCGATGGTGTTCCAGCACTTCGCACTGCTGCCGCACCGCACGGTCGCCGCGAACGTCGCGTACCCGCTCGAGCTCAAGGGCGTCGGCAAGGACGAGCGGCTGAAGAAGGCCGACGAGATCCTCTCGCTCGTGGGTCTCGAAGGGCAGGCCGACAAGCTGCCGTCCGAGCTGTCGGGCGGAATGCAGCAGCGCGTGGGCATCGCCCGTGCGCTCGCCGCCGATTCCGACATCCTGCTCATGGACGAGGCGTTCAGCGCCCTCGACCCGCTGATCCGCCGCGAGATGCAGGAGCAGCTGCTCGAACTACAGGAGAAGCTGCAGAAGACGATCGTCTTCATCACCCACGACCTCAATGAGGCGATGTTCCTCGGCGACCGCATCGCCGTGATGCGCGACGGTCGCATCGTGCAGATCGGCACGCCGGAGGACATCCTGATGGACCCGGCCAACGACTACGTCGAGCAGTTCGTGCAGGATGTCGACCGCGCCCGCGTGCTCACGGCCGCGAACGTCATGGAGCGCCCGCGCCCCGTCGTCGCCGACACCGCCGGTCCGCGCACGGCGCTGCGCCAGATGCGCGACGCGTTCATGTCGGCCACCTACGTCACGGGTCGCGATCGCAAGCTGCTCGGCATCGTCACCGACCGGGATGCCGTCAAGCTGGTGCGTCAGGGCGTGTCGACGCTCGAGTCGATCATCAAGCCGGTGCCTCAGAGCGTGAGCGAGGACGAGGTCCTCATGAACCTCTTCATCCCGTCGGTGGAGTCGCCGCTGCCGCTGGCAGTGGTGGATGCCGCGGGGCGCCTGACCGGCGTGATCCCGCGCATCACCCTGCTGGCCGCCCTGGGCCCCGGCCCCGGAGCCACCGGCGAGCTCACCCTGCCGCTGCTGCCGATGCCGCAGGCCGAGATCGATGCCGTGCTCGACGACGGATGGACCGCCGACCCGCCGGTCGCTGAGCGAGGAGCGCAGCACCGAGACGAAACGCAGCAGACGACAGAGGAGGTGCGCTGATGGATGGTTTCCGCATTCCCCTCGGCAGCTGGATCGCGACAGGGGTCGACTGGATCAAGACGAACCTCGACGGCCTGCTCGACGTCATCTCGTTCGTCGTCAGCTTCCTGGTCGACGGGCTCACCCGCGCGCTGCTGAGCCCGCACTTCGTCGTCATCATCGTGATCGCCGCGTTCATCGCGTGGCTCGTGCGTTCGTGGCAGCTCGCGATCGGCACGGTCATCTCATTCGTGCTCATCGTGGCCATGGGCCTGTGGGTGCCGGCGATGCAGACGCTCGCCCTGGTGCTCGTCGCCGCGGTGATCGCTGTGCTGATCGCGGTGCCGCTCGGCATCTGGTCTGCCCGCAACGCCACCGTGCGTGCGGTGCTCAAGCCCGTGCTCGACTTCATGCAGACCATGCCGGCGTTCGTCTACCTGATTCCGGCGATCGTGTTCTTCAGCATCGGTGTGGTTCCCGGACTCGTCGCGACCGTGATCTTCGCGCTGCCCCCCGGTGTGCGACTGACCGAGCTCGGCATCCGCGGAGTCGACTCCGAGACCGTCGAGGCGGGCCAGGCGTTCGGCGCCAAGCCGGGTCAGATCCTGCGCGGCATCCAGCTTCCGCTCGCGATGCCGACCATTCTCGCCGGCGTCAACCAGGTCATCATGCTCGCGCTGTCGATGGCGGTCATCGCCGGTATGGCGGGTGCTGACGGCCTCGGAAAGATCGTCGTCGAGGCGATCTCGACCATCAACATCGCCAAGGGCGTCGAGGCGGGTCTGGGCGTCGTGCTCATCGCCGTCTTCCTCGACCGCGTCACGGCAGCGCTCGGCGACCTGGGCAGCAACCGCTCGTCGCTGCTCGGCCTGCTGGCGCGTCGTCGCACGCAGAAGCGCCTCGCCGCGGCATCCGCATCGGCATCGGCATCGGCCGACGCTCCGGCATCCGCTCCCGCATCGGCTGAGGCAGCCGATGCGAAGGATGCCGCAGACGCGGCCGAGCGACTGAAGGAATCCCCACGTCGCACCGCCGTCGGCGGTGGCGTGCACTGACTCATCCCTCCCACAAGAGAACACGCAACACAGCAGTACACAGCAACACAGCACATACATACGGAACGAGAGAGATACACATGAAGAAGAAGCTCCTGACCATCGCGGCGATCGGCGCCGCAGCGACCCTGACCCTGGCCGGATGCAGCGGTGACGGCACCGGCGGCACCGGTGGCGGCTCGGGCGGCGGCGACACCGGATCGGGCGACAAGGGCACGATCACGCTGGGCTTCCTGCCCTCGTGGACCGACGGCCTGAGCACCGCCTACCTGCTGCAGGATCAGCTCGAGAAGATCGGCTACACGGTCGAGATGAAGACGCTGACCGAGGCGGGCCCGCTGTACACCGGACTCGCTCAGGGTGACGTCGACATCTACCCGTCGGCCTGGCCCGAGCTCACTCACGCCGAGTACATGAAGACCTACGGCGATGACATCGAAGACCTCGGCGCGTACTACGAGAACGCCAAGCTGACGCTCGCGGTTCCCGAGTACTCCGACCTGAACTCGATCGAGGATCTCGCGGGCAAGGGCGCCGAGCTCGACGGCAAGATCTTCGGCATCGAGCCGGGCGCCGGCCTCACGGCGCAGACCCAGAAGATGATGCCCGAGTACGGTCTCGACGGCGAGTACGAGCTCGTCACCTCGTCGACCGCGGCGATGCTCACCGAGCTGAAGTCCGCGACCGACAAGCAGGAGGACATCGTCGTGACGCTGTGGCGTCCGTTCTGGGCCAACGACGCCTTCCCCGTGAAGGACCTCGAAGACCCCAAGGGCGCCATGGGCGAGGCCGAGGCCCTGCACTTCCTCGGCACGAAGGGCTTCGCCGAGGAGTACCCCGAGGCGGCTGAGCTGATCGAGCAGATCAAGCTCGACGACGCGCAGTACGGCTCGCTCGAAGACATGGTCGTGAACGAGTTCGGCGAGGGCAAGGAAGCGGATGCCGTCGACGCGTGGCTCGAAGAGCACGGCGACGACTTCGACTGGGTCGTCACCGAGTAAGACAGCACTCAGCTGACCCGACCCCTCGGTCGTTGAGCGAAGACGACGGAGTCGACTGAGACGAAACGCGGTACCGATCGTGCATCGGTGCCGCGTTTCGTCTCGCTCGGCTTCGCCGGGCTCGCTCGACGAGCGCCTACGGGTGGCGACGAAGGCGGTGGCGCAACCCCCTCCGCGGCGTGGTGCCGCGAGCGTAGCCTGTGCTCGTGGACGGGTTCGCGGCGGTCGACTTCGGGTTCGCTCGCGAGGTCCTGCAGCGGGGCATCGCGGCGCTGTATCTCGTCGCGTTCCTCTCGACCCTGAATCAGTTCCGTGCGCTCCTCGGCGAGCACGGACTGCTGCCGGCGCCGGTGCTGCTGGACTGGATCGGCGAGAAGAGCGAGCGGCGGCGGATGCTGCATCCGACCCTCTTCCTCCGCATCCGATACTCCGATCGGCGACTCGCGCTGCTCTGTGGGGCAGGGATCGTCGTGTCGGCGCTGCTCGTGATCGGCGTCCCGCAGTGGGGGCCGCCGTGGGTGCCGATGCTGTGCTTCCTCGCGCTGTGGTTCGGATACATGTCGGTGGTCAGCATCGGTCAGACCTTCTATTCGTTCGGCTGGGAGATGCTGCTGCTCGAGGCGGGGTTCCTGGCCGCGTTCCTCGGCTCGAACGACCAGCCGCCGCCGACCGTCGTGATCGTGCTGTTCTGGTGGCTGCTGTTCCGGGTCGAGTTCGGCGCCGGCATGATCAAGATCCGTGGCGGGCAGGAGTGGCGCGACCTCACGGCCCTGACCTATCACCACGAGACGCAGCCGATGCCGGGTCCGCTCAGCCGTCAGGCGCATCTGCTGCCCCGGTGGTTCCACCGCGGCGAGGTCGTCGGCAACCACTTCGCGCAGCTGGTGGTGCCCTTCTTCGTGTTCGCGCCGCTGCTGTCGGCGTGGGTTCCCGGGCCGGTGCCGCAGATCATCGGGGCTGTGGCCGCCGTCATCGTGATCGCGACGCAGGTGTGGCTCGTCGCCACCGGCAACTTCGCGTGGCTGAACTGGGTGACGATCGTCATCGCCTTCTCGGCGATCGGGATGCCGGTCGGCGAGCGAGCGGATCCGGACGGGACTCTCTGGCCCGGCATCCCGTTGTACTGGTTCGTGATCACCACCGCCGTGGGACTGCTCGTCGTGACACTGAGCTGGCCGTCCCTGCGCAATCTGTTCGCGCACCGTCAGCTGATGAACGCGAGCTTCAACAGGTGGCAGATCGGCAATGCCTACGGAGCGTTCGGCACCGTGACCAAGGAGCGCATCGAGATCGTGGTCGAGGGGTCGGTCGACGACGACGGGCTGCTGTGGCGTGAGTACGAGTTCAAGGGAAAGCCGGGTGATGTGCGCCGCGTCCCCCGCCAGTTCGCCCCGTACCACCTGCGACTCGACTGGCTGATGTGGTTCCTGCCTGTCGGGCGCTCACTCGACGACTGGTTCACGGTGTTCCTGCTGCGGCTGCTCGAGGCGGATGCCCCGACGCTCGCCCTGCTGCGCACCGACCCGTTCGACGGCGAGCAGCCTCGATGGGTGCGAGCGGTGTCGTATCGCTACCGCTTCGCGACGCGGACCGAGCGGCGCTCCGACGGTGTGGTGTGGGTGCGCACCCGGCGGCGCATCGTGCTGGGGCCGCTCGGGTTGAAGTAGGCCGGGTGGCGGCCTCTTCTGTCGGCATCCGTCACTCTGGCTCACGTCTTCGGGAGGAGAACTGCTCTTCGGGCGGAGCTTCCGCGCTGATTCCTCCTCCCGAGGCGCAGTTCTCCTCCCCCGGGGGCGTCCCAGACCCGGCGCCGAGCGCGGCGAAACGCCCCGGCCGGGCGCGGGGCCCGGACGGAGCGTTCCGTCTCACTGCAGACGTTCAACTGACCTTCTTGCGGTAGGCGATGATCGCGAACACGTAGGCGACGATCAGGATGCCGACGCACCAGGCGAGGGCGACCCAGATCTCGGTGCCGACCGGCTTCTCGGCGAACAGCGCCTGGATGGTGTCGACGATCGAGGTGACCGGCTGATTCTCGGCGAACCATCGCACCGGGCCGGGCATGGTCTCGGTCGGCACGAACGCCGAGCTGATGAACGGCAGGAAGATCAGCGGATATGAGAAGGCGCTCGCCCCGTCGACCGTCTTCGCACTCAGACCGGCGATGATGGCCAGCCAGGTGAGGGCGAGGGTGAAGAGGAACAGGATGCCGATGACGGCGAGCCACGCGAGCGGGTCGGCTCCGGTGCGGAATCCCATCAGGAATCCGACGCCGAAGATGATCGCCAGCGTGATGCCGTTGGCGGTGAGCGAGGTGAGGACGTGCGCCCAGAGGACGCTCGATCGCGCGATCGGCATGGAGTGGAACCGTTCGAAGATGCCGCTCTGCAGATCGTTGAAGAGCCGGAACGCCGTGTAGGCGATGCCGGATGCGATGGCGATGAGCAGGATGCCGGGAAGCAGGTAGTTCACGTAGTTCTCGGCGCCGGTGCTCTCGCGGAGTGCGCCGCCGAAGACGTACACGAACAGCAGCATCAGGGCGATCGGCGTGACCGCCGTCGTGATGATGGTGTCGGGGCTGCGGAAGATGTGCCGCATCGAGCGGCCGGTGAGTGTCGCGGTGTCGGCGACGAAGTGCGTGCTCATGCTGCGTTCTCCTTTCCGGTTGTGGAGCCCGACTTCGGGCCGACGAGGGTGAGGAAGATCTCCTCGAGGGTGGGCTGCTTCTCGACGTACTCGACCTTCGCCGCGGGCAGCAGGCGCTTGAGCTCTGCGAGGGTGCCGTTCGCGATGATCCGGCCCTCGTGGAGGATCGCGATGCGGTCGGCCAGCTGCTCGGCCTCGTCGAGGTACTGCGTGGTGAGCAACACCGTGGTGCCGGTGTTCGCGAGCTCCGTGATGACGTCCCACACCTCGATGCGTGACTCGGGGTCGAGTCCGGTCGTCGGTTCGTCTAGGTAGATCATCTCGGGATGTCCGACCAGGCTCATGGCGATGTCGAGGCGACGGCGCATGCCGCCCGAGTAGGTGCCGACTTTGCGAGCGCCGGCATCCGTCAGGCGGAACCGCGTAAGCAGGTCGTCCGCCACCTTCGCGGCGTCGGGCAGGTGCCGCAGCTTCGCGACCAGCACGAGGTTCTCTCGTCCGGTCAGGATCTCGTCGACCGCAGCGAACTGCCCGGTCAGGCTGATCTTCTGCCGCACGGCGAGCGGATCGGCGGCGACGTCGACTCCCTGCACGACGGCTGTGCCGGCATCCGACTTCAGCAGCGTCGAGAGGATGCGCACCACGGTGGTCTTTCCTGCGCCGTTCGAGCCGAGCAGGGCGAAGATGGATCCCTTCTCGACCTCGAAGTCGACGCCGCGCAGCACGTGAAGATCCTTATAGGACTTCTCGAGGCCGCGAACGGCAATGGCGGCGCTGGTCATGATCGTGTCTCCTTCTTCCTCGCGTCGTCGACCGCCTTGATCAGGCGGGCGCGCTCCTTGTCGATCCACTGGGTGCCGCCGTAAGCCCGGGCGTAGGTCTCGGCGAACTCGACCGCGTCGTCGCCGACGATGTCAGTGACCGGCGTCGCGCCGATGGCGGCGCGTTCCCACAGGTCGGCGAGGTCGACGAAGATCTGCACGAGAGTGTCGCCGTCGGTGATACCGCCGTAGTACATCGTGTAGCGGTGCTGGGCGCTGGCGACCGACCGGTAGGGTTCGGGCAGCGCGTCG
Coding sequences within:
- a CDS encoding DUF1048 domain-containing protein, which gives rise to MAAKWIEAITGSLEQKKQYRDAKKRIDALPEPYRSVASAQHRYTMYYGGITDGDTLVQIFVDLADLWERAAIGATPVTDIVGDDAVEFAETYARAYGGTQWIDKERARLIKAVDDARKKETRS
- a CDS encoding quaternary amine ABC transporter ATP-binding protein, which translates into the protein MSEIALEARNLYKVFGKNPSSAVRRLKAGESRSEVGDAGTAAVIDASFTVNRGEIFVIMGLSGSGKSTIIRMLNGLHEATDGSVVVNGDPITGIPSSRLREIRRDRISMVFQHFALLPHRTVAANVAYPLELKGVGKDERLKKADEILSLVGLEGQADKLPSELSGGMQQRVGIARALAADSDILLMDEAFSALDPLIRREMQEQLLELQEKLQKTIVFITHDLNEAMFLGDRIAVMRDGRIVQIGTPEDILMDPANDYVEQFVQDVDRARVLTAANVMERPRPVVADTAGPRTALRQMRDAFMSATYVTGRDRKLLGIVTDRDAVKLVRQGVSTLESIIKPVPQSVSEDEVLMNLFIPSVESPLPLAVVDAAGRLTGVIPRITLLAALGPGPGATGELTLPLLPMPQAEIDAVLDDGWTADPPVAERGAQHRDETQQTTEEVR
- a CDS encoding glycine betaine ABC transporter substrate-binding protein, which produces MKKKLLTIAAIGAAATLTLAGCSGDGTGGTGGGSGGGDTGSGDKGTITLGFLPSWTDGLSTAYLLQDQLEKIGYTVEMKTLTEAGPLYTGLAQGDVDIYPSAWPELTHAEYMKTYGDDIEDLGAYYENAKLTLAVPEYSDLNSIEDLAGKGAELDGKIFGIEPGAGLTAQTQKMMPEYGLDGEYELVTSSTAAMLTELKSATDKQEDIVVTLWRPFWANDAFPVKDLEDPKGAMGEAEALHFLGTKGFAEEYPEAAELIEQIKLDDAQYGSLEDMVVNEFGEGKEADAVDAWLEEHGDDFDWVVTE
- a CDS encoding lipase maturation factor family protein; protein product: MDGFAAVDFGFAREVLQRGIAALYLVAFLSTLNQFRALLGEHGLLPAPVLLDWIGEKSERRRMLHPTLFLRIRYSDRRLALLCGAGIVVSALLVIGVPQWGPPWVPMLCFLALWFGYMSVVSIGQTFYSFGWEMLLLEAGFLAAFLGSNDQPPPTVVIVLFWWLLFRVEFGAGMIKIRGGQEWRDLTALTYHHETQPMPGPLSRQAHLLPRWFHRGEVVGNHFAQLVVPFFVFAPLLSAWVPGPVPQIIGAVAAVIVIATQVWLVATGNFAWLNWVTIVIAFSAIGMPVGERADPDGTLWPGIPLYWFVITTAVGLLVVTLSWPSLRNLFAHRQLMNASFNRWQIGNAYGAFGTVTKERIEIVVEGSVDDDGLLWREYEFKGKPGDVRRVPRQFAPYHLRLDWLMWFLPVGRSLDDWFTVFLLRLLEADAPTLALLRTDPFDGEQPRWVRAVSYRYRFATRTERRSDGVVWVRTRRRIVLGPLGLK
- a CDS encoding ABC transporter permease: MSTHFVADTATLTGRSMRHIFRSPDTIITTAVTPIALMLLFVYVFGGALRESTGAENYVNYLLPGILLIAIASGIAYTAFRLFNDLQSGIFERFHSMPIARSSVLWAHVLTSLTANGITLAIIFGVGFLMGFRTGADPLAWLAVIGILFLFTLALTWLAIIAGLSAKTVDGASAFSYPLIFLPFISSAFVPTETMPGPVRWFAENQPVTSIVDTIQALFAEKPVGTEIWVALAWCVGILIVAYVFAIIAYRKKVS
- a CDS encoding ABC transporter permease — its product is MDGFRIPLGSWIATGVDWIKTNLDGLLDVISFVVSFLVDGLTRALLSPHFVVIIVIAAFIAWLVRSWQLAIGTVISFVLIVAMGLWVPAMQTLALVLVAAVIAVLIAVPLGIWSARNATVRAVLKPVLDFMQTMPAFVYLIPAIVFFSIGVVPGLVATVIFALPPGVRLTELGIRGVDSETVEAGQAFGAKPGQILRGIQLPLAMPTILAGVNQVIMLALSMAVIAGMAGADGLGKIVVEAISTINIAKGVEAGLGVVLIAVFLDRVTAALGDLGSNRSSLLGLLARRRTQKRLAAASASASASADAPASAPASAEAADAKDAADAAERLKESPRRTAVGGGVH
- a CDS encoding ABC transporter ATP-binding protein; translation: MTSAAIAVRGLEKSYKDLHVLRGVDFEVEKGSIFALLGSNGAGKTTVVRILSTLLKSDAGTAVVQGVDVAADPLAVRQKISLTGQFAAVDEILTGRENLVLVAKLRHLPDAAKVADDLLTRFRLTDAGARKVGTYSGGMRRRLDIAMSLVGHPEMIYLDEPTTGLDPESRIEVWDVITELANTGTTVLLTTQYLDEAEQLADRIAILHEGRIIANGTLAELKRLLPAAKVEYVEKQPTLEEIFLTLVGPKSGSTTGKENAA